A genome region from Sphingobium sp. WTD-1 includes the following:
- a CDS encoding phytoene desaturase: MERKAIVIGAGFGGLALAIRLQSAGVATTLIEARDRPGGRAYMWEKDGFTFDAGPTVITDPACLAELWRLSGNDMAQDVSLVPVSPFYRLNWRDGTNFDYSNDEVALRAQIAKLNPEDVAGYERFLDYADGVYEEGYRKLGSVAFLDFASMVRAGPSLAKYQAWRSVYSIVSSHVKDEKLRQALSFHSLLVGGNPMTTSGIYALIHKLEKDGGVWFAKGGTNRVVQGMATHFERLGGVLRLGDAVVEIETHGDRAVAVRTTSGWRGEADAIASNGDLMHSYRDLLGHHPRGQKQAEKLQHKKWSPSLFVLHFGIKGSWPGIPHHMILFGPRYEGLLTDIYSHGVLPADFSLYLHHPTVTDPSMAPEGYSTFYALAPVPHMGKLPIDWDRFGHAYAERILDEIQHRLIPDIRSRIVTQFHYAPSDFGRDLNAHLGSGFSLEPLLTQSAWFRAHNRDDVIPNLYLVGAGTHPGAGIPGVVGSAKATAALMLQDMA; encoded by the coding sequence ATGGAGCGGAAAGCGATTGTCATTGGCGCGGGCTTTGGCGGCCTGGCGCTGGCCATCCGTCTGCAGTCGGCCGGGGTGGCAACCACCCTGATCGAGGCGCGCGACCGCCCCGGTGGCCGCGCCTATATGTGGGAGAAGGACGGCTTCACCTTCGACGCGGGGCCGACGGTCATTACCGACCCCGCCTGCCTGGCCGAATTGTGGCGCCTGTCGGGGAACGACATGGCGCAGGATGTCAGCCTGGTGCCGGTGTCGCCCTTCTACCGGCTCAACTGGCGCGACGGCACCAATTTCGACTATTCCAACGACGAGGTGGCGCTGCGCGCACAGATCGCCAAGCTCAATCCGGAAGATGTCGCGGGCTATGAACGGTTCCTCGACTATGCCGACGGCGTTTATGAGGAGGGCTATCGCAAGCTCGGCTCGGTCGCCTTTCTCGACTTCGCGTCGATGGTGCGGGCGGGGCCGAGCCTTGCCAAATATCAGGCCTGGCGATCGGTCTATTCGATCGTGTCGAGCCATGTGAAGGACGAGAAGCTGCGCCAGGCCTTGTCCTTCCACAGCCTGCTGGTCGGCGGCAATCCGATGACCACCAGCGGCATCTATGCCCTGATCCACAAGCTGGAGAAGGATGGCGGGGTATGGTTCGCCAAGGGCGGGACCAACCGAGTGGTGCAGGGCATGGCGACCCATTTCGAGCGGCTGGGGGGCGTGCTGCGGCTGGGCGACGCGGTGGTCGAGATCGAGACCCATGGCGATCGGGCGGTGGCGGTGCGCACCACGTCCGGCTGGCGCGGGGAGGCGGACGCGATCGCCAGCAATGGCGACCTGATGCACAGCTATCGCGACCTTCTGGGCCATCATCCGCGCGGCCAGAAGCAGGCGGAAAAGCTGCAGCACAAGAAATGGTCGCCCAGCCTGTTCGTGCTGCATTTCGGCATCAAGGGCAGCTGGCCGGGCATTCCCCACCATATGATCCTGTTCGGCCCGCGCTATGAGGGGCTGCTGACCGATATCTACAGCCATGGCGTGCTGCCGGCGGATTTCTCGCTCTATCTGCATCACCCGACCGTGACCGATCCGTCGATGGCGCCGGAAGGCTATTCGACCTTCTATGCGCTGGCGCCGGTGCCGCACATGGGCAAGCTGCCGATCGACTGGGATCGATTCGGCCACGCCTATGCCGAGCGCATTCTGGACGAGATCCAGCATCGGCTGATCCCCGACATCCGGTCGCGCATCGTAACCCAGTTCCATTATGCGCCGAGTGACTTTGGCCGCGACCTCAACGCCCATCTGGGCAGCGGTTTCAGCCTGGAACCGCTGCTGACCCAGAGCGCCTGGTTCCGCGCCCATAATCGCGACGATGTCATTCCCAACCTTTATCTGGTAGGGGCCGGCACCCATCCCGGCGCGGGCATCCCCGGCGTGGTGGGCAGCGCCAAGGCGACCGCGGCGCTGATGCTGCAGGACATGGCTTGA
- a CDS encoding phytoene/squalene synthase family protein: protein MASKLFDRVTRERAWLLYAWCRKCDDIADGQDHGGTMRGVADGQARLSTLRVLTDAALRGEPTGDPAFDGFGVVMRECAIPHRYAHDLLEGFALDARDWRPRSEADMLRYCYHVAGAVGCMIAVLMGVAPEDEATLDRACDLGIAFQLANIARDISEDELADRCYLPVEWLVEMDMPPGEHMKPWLRPQLAILGQRLADMAAAYEDSARHGTGALPARAAWAVLAAAGIYGDIAREVARRGEHAWDHRVVTPGREKLGWVIRAGRQVPGRARRWPARAARPVGLWTRPAV, encoded by the coding sequence ATGGCGTCGAAACTGTTCGACCGGGTGACGCGCGAGCGGGCCTGGCTGCTCTATGCCTGGTGCCGCAAATGCGACGATATCGCCGACGGGCAGGACCATGGCGGGACGATGCGGGGCGTGGCCGACGGACAGGCGCGGCTGTCGACGCTGCGGGTGCTGACCGATGCGGCGCTGCGCGGCGAGCCGACCGGCGACCCGGCCTTTGACGGCTTTGGCGTCGTCATGCGCGAATGCGCGATCCCGCACCGCTATGCCCATGACCTGCTGGAAGGCTTTGCGCTGGACGCGCGTGACTGGCGGCCGCGCAGCGAGGCCGACATGCTGCGCTATTGCTATCATGTCGCGGGTGCGGTGGGCTGCATGATAGCGGTGCTGATGGGCGTCGCCCCGGAGGATGAGGCGACGCTGGACCGGGCCTGCGACCTGGGCATCGCCTTCCAGCTTGCCAATATCGCCCGCGACATCAGCGAGGATGAACTGGCCGATCGCTGTTACCTGCCGGTCGAATGGCTGGTGGAAATGGACATGCCGCCCGGCGAGCATATGAAGCCTTGGTTGCGGCCGCAGCTGGCGATATTGGGCCAGCGGCTGGCCGACATGGCGGCCGCCTATGAGGATAGTGCGCGACACGGCACCGGCGCGCTGCCGGCGCGGGCAGCCTGGGCGGTGCTGGCGGCGGCGGGCATCTATGGCGACATTGCGCGCGAAGTGGCGCGGCGGGGCGAGCATGCCTGGGACCATCGCGTGGTGACGCCGGGGCGCGAGAAGCTGGGCTGGGTGATCCGCGCGGGGCGGCAGGTGCCGGGACGGGCGCGGCGCTGGCCGGCAAGGGCGGCGCGGCCTGTGGGATTGTGGACGCGGCCGGCTGTTTGA
- a CDS encoding TIGR00730 family Rossman fold protein, whose protein sequence is MKRLAVYCGSATPADLTYIDAARHVGRTLAQRGIGVVYGGGRLGLMGAVADAALEAGGEVIGVIPEALVGAEVAHRGCTELHVVETMHQRKQLFTDLSDGFVTIPGGVGTMDELWEAISWAQLGYHNKPVGLLNVAGFYDQLIGFNRQMVEAGFIRPQHAGIMIHDDSIEGLLDQMAAYQPHETIFAMKAARL, encoded by the coding sequence ATGAAAAGACTGGCTGTTTATTGTGGTTCGGCGACGCCGGCCGACCTCACCTATATTGACGCGGCGCGCCATGTTGGCCGCACCCTGGCACAGCGCGGCATCGGCGTCGTCTATGGCGGCGGCCGGCTGGGCCTGATGGGCGCGGTGGCGGACGCGGCGCTGGAGGCAGGCGGCGAGGTGATCGGCGTGATCCCCGAGGCGCTGGTCGGCGCCGAAGTCGCGCATCGCGGCTGCACCGAATTGCACGTGGTGGAGACCATGCATCAGCGCAAGCAGCTCTTCACCGACCTGTCGGACGGCTTCGTCACCATTCCGGGCGGCGTCGGCACGATGGACGAGCTGTGGGAAGCGATCAGCTGGGCGCAGCTGGGCTATCACAACAAGCCGGTCGGCCTGCTCAATGTCGCGGGATTCTATGACCAGTTGATCGGCTTCAACCGGCAGATGGTGGAAGCCGGTTTCATCCGGCCGCAGCATGCCGGCATCATGATCCATGATGACAGCATCGAAGGGCTGCTGGACCAGATGGCGGCGTATCAGCCGCATGAGACGATTTTCGCGATGAAGGCCGCACGGCTCTGA
- the crtY gene encoding lycopene beta-cyclase CrtY: MDDLECDLAIIGGGLAGGLIALAFAERRPGTRLLLIEQADHVGGNHIWSFFDGDVDVRNRWLVDPLVSSRWSQGHEVRFPGYRRQLDTPYNSIASPRFDAHVRAALGDHLLTGARVATIGRQFLVLEDGRRISAPAMIDARGAGDLSALRCGWQKFVGQTLRLAQPHGIARPVIMDATVAQIDGYRFVYLLPRDAWTIFVEDTYYSDGPALDEAGIAERIAAYAQAQGWQVEEVIHSESGVLPVVHGGDFDGYWPADDPVARAGVKAGLFQPMTGYSLPDAVRFATWLVEQPLKGLPAATRTYAAAHWKKGLYYRLLGQMLFGAAAPDQRWRIFARFYRLRPGLIQRFYAGRSTIADRIRILCGRPPVRIRDAMHALLNPPA; the protein is encoded by the coding sequence TGCCTTTGCCGAGCGGCGACCGGGCACGCGCCTGTTGTTGATCGAGCAGGCCGATCATGTCGGCGGCAATCATATCTGGTCCTTCTTCGACGGCGACGTCGATGTGCGCAACCGCTGGCTGGTCGATCCGCTGGTCAGCAGCCGCTGGTCGCAGGGGCATGAAGTGCGCTTTCCCGGCTATCGGCGGCAACTCGACACACCTTATAACAGCATCGCCTCCCCCCGTTTCGACGCGCATGTGCGGGCGGCGCTGGGCGATCACCTGCTGACCGGGGCGCGGGTGGCGACGATCGGCCGACAATTTCTGGTGCTGGAGGACGGGCGGCGGATCAGCGCGCCTGCGATGATCGATGCGCGGGGCGCGGGCGACCTGTCGGCGCTGCGCTGTGGCTGGCAGAAATTCGTCGGGCAGACGCTGCGGCTGGCACAGCCGCACGGGATCGCCCGGCCGGTGATCATGGACGCGACGGTGGCGCAGATCGACGGCTATCGCTTCGTCTATCTGCTGCCGCGCGACGCCTGGACGATCTTTGTCGAGGATACTTATTATAGCGACGGGCCGGCACTGGACGAGGCAGGGATCGCGGAGCGGATCGCCGCCTATGCGCAGGCGCAGGGCTGGCAGGTGGAGGAAGTTATCCACAGCGAGAGCGGGGTGCTGCCGGTGGTGCATGGCGGCGATTTCGACGGTTACTGGCCGGCCGATGACCCGGTCGCGCGGGCCGGGGTGAAGGCCGGGCTGTTCCAGCCGATGACCGGCTATTCGCTACCCGATGCGGTGCGATTCGCGACCTGGCTGGTGGAGCAGCCGCTGAAGGGCCTGCCGGCGGCGACGCGGACCTATGCTGCGGCGCACTGGAAGAAGGGACTTTATTATCGGCTGCTTGGCCAGATGCTCTTCGGCGCCGCGGCGCCGGACCAGCGCTGGCGCATCTTTGCCCGCTTCTATCGTTTGCGGCCGGGGCTGATCCAGCGCTTCTATGCCGGGCGGTCGACCATCGCCGATCGCATCCGCATCTTGTGCGGGCGTCCCCCGGTGCGCATAAGGGATGCCATGCACGCATTGCTGAACCCACCCGCCTGA